The following are encoded in a window of Terriglobia bacterium genomic DNA:
- a CDS encoding ABC transporter permease, which yields MIRYLALRLGHGVVILFGVSLLLFLLQQAAPGEFFTDAKLNPQISEETVKALRAQYGMDQPLPKRYARWLMSVVKGELGYSFAYNVSASSLLWPRALNTLLLTVPALIISWLIAVPLGVLSAAWRGGWLDRFLSAGTSVLLALPDLLLALLALVIAMRTNKFPVGGMHSLTAQEMGLWSRFTDLGWHMALPVAVIVIGSLAPILRQVRASMSEVLDSPFMRAAQGHGLRKFTLLFRHALPAAANPLISLFGLSVAVLLSVGLLVEVVMSWPGIGPLLLEAIMGRDLFIVIGAVMLSTLLLVLGNLFADILLYAVDPRIRVQA from the coding sequence ATGATTCGCTATCTCGCTCTCCGGCTCGGCCACGGCGTGGTGATTCTGTTCGGCGTGTCCTTGTTGCTGTTTCTCCTGCAGCAAGCGGCTCCGGGCGAGTTCTTCACGGACGCCAAACTGAATCCGCAGATCTCGGAAGAAACGGTCAAGGCCTTGCGCGCCCAATACGGCATGGACCAACCGCTGCCCAAGCGTTACGCCCGATGGTTGATGTCTGTCGTCAAGGGTGAGTTGGGATATTCTTTCGCTTACAACGTGTCGGCATCGTCGCTGCTGTGGCCCCGCGCGTTGAACACGCTGCTGCTGACCGTCCCTGCGCTGATCATTTCTTGGCTGATCGCCGTGCCTCTGGGAGTTCTGTCCGCGGCGTGGCGAGGCGGCTGGCTTGACCGCTTTTTGTCGGCTGGTACCTCGGTCTTGCTGGCCCTGCCCGATCTTTTGCTGGCTTTGCTGGCGCTGGTGATTGCCATGCGGACCAACAAGTTTCCCGTGGGCGGCATGCATTCCCTCACCGCGCAAGAAATGGGATTATGGTCGCGATTCACTGACCTGGGCTGGCACATGGCGCTGCCGGTTGCGGTGATCGTGATCGGTTCGCTCGCGCCCATTCTCCGCCAGGTGCGCGCCAGCATGAGTGAAGTGCTGGATTCGCCGTTCATGCGCGCGGCGCAAGGACACGGCCTGCGCAAGTTCACTCTGCTGTTCCGCCACGCGCTGCCCGCCGCGGCAAATCCGCTGATCTCGCTCTTTGGACTCTCCGTTGCCGTGCTGCTCAGCGTCGGACTGCTGGTGGAAGTCGTGATGAGCTGGCCCGGAATCGGGCCGCTGCTGCTGGAAGCCATTATGGGCCGCGACCTGTTTATCGTGATCGGCGCGGTCATGCTGTCCACGTTGCTGTTGGTGCTCGGCAACCTTTTTGCGGACATCCTGCTCTATGCCGTGGACCCGCGCATACGGGTGCAAGCATGA
- a CDS encoding ABC transporter permease codes for MKRSTKLAWATWFLAVLLLVVIFAGFFAPYSYDTQDRDHPYARPSRVHFVDGQGKWHIRPFVFATKNREGSLTEYQEDLSRIYPVRLFVAGDSYKVLGIFRGHTHLFGVAAPACIFLLGADGFGRDQFSRMLYGGQVSLFAGILAAVFSAAAGLFLGMVAGMFGRPLDDIIMRVGEIFIALPWLYLLISVRAFLPLQMSAVAAFTLVVMVIGLVGWGRPARLVRGIVLSARERNFVLAARGFGAGKFYLMRRHILPAAMGVVLTQMALLVPLFMMAEVTLSYLGLGVGEPFPSWGNMLANAQQFHVISSYWWMLLPGLAPAPVFLACQALADVFQEKLKTAV; via the coding sequence ATGAAGCGCTCAACCAAACTCGCGTGGGCCACCTGGTTCCTGGCGGTCTTACTCCTGGTGGTCATCTTTGCCGGCTTCTTTGCGCCATACAGCTATGACACGCAGGACCGTGACCATCCTTACGCCCGGCCATCGCGCGTGCATTTTGTGGATGGCCAAGGTAAATGGCACATCCGCCCATTCGTCTTCGCGACAAAAAATCGCGAAGGCAGCCTGACGGAGTACCAGGAAGACCTATCGCGGATTTATCCCGTAAGGCTCTTTGTCGCTGGAGATTCGTACAAAGTACTTGGGATCTTCCGCGGTCACACGCATCTGTTCGGCGTCGCCGCCCCCGCGTGCATCTTCCTGCTGGGAGCAGACGGTTTTGGCCGCGACCAGTTTTCGCGCATGCTGTACGGCGGTCAGGTATCGCTGTTTGCCGGCATTCTGGCCGCGGTTTTTTCCGCAGCCGCGGGGCTGTTCCTGGGGATGGTCGCTGGAATGTTCGGCCGTCCGCTGGATGACATCATCATGCGCGTGGGCGAAATCTTCATCGCGCTGCCCTGGCTGTACCTGCTCATCTCTGTGCGCGCGTTTCTTCCTTTGCAGATGAGCGCGGTGGCGGCGTTCACTTTGGTGGTGATGGTGATCGGCCTGGTCGGCTGGGGACGTCCCGCGCGCCTGGTGCGCGGCATTGTGCTGAGCGCGCGCGAACGCAATTTCGTTCTGGCGGCGCGCGGATTTGGCGCCGGCAAGTTCTACCTGATGCGCCGCCACATCCTGCCCGCGGCCATGGGCGTTGTGCTCACGCAGATGGCGCTGCTGGTGCCTTTGTTTATGATGGCGGAAGTTACTCTTTCGTATCTGGGGCTTGGTGTGGGCGAACCGTTTCCCAGTTGGGGCAACATGCTGGCCAACGCACAGCAGTTTCACGTAATTTCATCTTATTGGTGGATGTTATTGCCGGGTCTGGCTCCGGCGCCGGTCTTTTTGGCATGCCAGGCCCTGGCCGATGTGTTTCAGGAAAAACTGAAAACGGCAGTCTAG
- a CDS encoding ABC transporter substrate-binding protein, with translation MPETIKRTALCALAGLALAAAFCSPAVGQDDMLRPPAETGRQGGRLVVAQSSEPKTLNPVTALDQPSRDVIRRLTADLVHIERDSQKTVPALAKSWTATRDGKSLTVQLRRGLRFSDGAPFDADDVVFSYKLYLDEKIHSPQRDLLIVAGQPMRVEKLGPYSVRFSFAAPYAVAERVFDSLAILPRHLLEKDYQEGGIAKAWTLATSPDKIAGLGPFRLKQVVPGERIVLERNPYYWRKDAKGQKLPYLDELVFLTVPSRDAQVARFQAGETQAISPLSAENFAALEPEQQARHYKLFDVGPGMEYNFLLFNLNAGLESKLPVVARRQKWFLDPRFRQAVSAAVDRAALLRLVYRNRGAALATNVTGGNKLWINSALKPTEHSEAAARKLLQAAGFSWNRDGGLLDSSGQAVEFSILVSSSNVQRSQMATLIQDDLKKLGMNVHVVGLEFRSMVDRVLQSHDYETAVMGLGSGDADPNSDMSFLLSSGQSHLWSLDEKQPATPWEAEIDKLMQQQLVTVNYRQRKKLYDRVQEVMAAEMPVVFLASPSILVGAYQDLGNVRPAIIDNYILWNADELFWHTPTGKH, from the coding sequence ATGCCTGAGACGATCAAGCGGACCGCACTATGTGCACTAGCCGGACTGGCTTTGGCGGCAGCTTTCTGCTCGCCTGCGGTTGGTCAAGACGACATGCTTCGCCCGCCTGCGGAAACCGGACGGCAGGGCGGACGTTTGGTTGTCGCCCAGTCATCTGAACCCAAAACCCTCAATCCAGTTACCGCTCTGGACCAGCCGTCGCGCGACGTGATTCGCCGTCTGACGGCCGATCTGGTCCACATTGAGCGCGACTCGCAGAAGACCGTCCCGGCGCTAGCCAAATCCTGGACCGCCACGCGCGACGGCAAGAGCCTTACCGTGCAGCTTCGACGCGGCCTGCGATTTTCTGACGGCGCTCCTTTTGATGCCGACGACGTTGTCTTCTCCTACAAGCTCTATCTCGACGAGAAAATACATTCGCCGCAGCGCGACCTGCTGATCGTCGCCGGCCAGCCCATGCGGGTGGAGAAGCTCGGGCCGTATTCGGTCCGCTTCTCCTTTGCCGCTCCCTACGCCGTGGCCGAACGAGTGTTTGACAGCCTGGCCATCCTGCCGCGTCACCTCTTGGAAAAGGACTATCAGGAAGGTGGAATCGCCAAAGCCTGGACCCTGGCCACATCGCCCGACAAAATTGCCGGACTCGGTCCTTTCCGGCTCAAACAGGTGGTCCCTGGCGAGCGAATCGTCCTGGAACGTAATCCCTATTATTGGAGAAAGGACGCGAAAGGCCAGAAGCTGCCGTATCTGGACGAACTGGTCTTCCTCACCGTGCCCAGCCGCGACGCACAAGTGGCGCGCTTCCAGGCGGGTGAGACCCAGGCCATCAGCCCGCTCAGCGCGGAAAATTTTGCCGCCCTCGAACCGGAGCAGCAGGCCCGTCACTACAAGCTGTTCGACGTTGGTCCCGGCATGGAATACAACTTTCTTCTGTTCAATTTGAATGCCGGTCTGGAAAGCAAGCTTCCGGTGGTCGCCCGCCGGCAAAAGTGGTTTCTTGATCCGCGTTTCCGCCAGGCGGTGTCCGCAGCCGTGGACCGCGCGGCGCTGTTGCGGCTGGTGTATCGCAACCGTGGGGCGGCGCTGGCCACCAACGTCACCGGCGGCAACAAGCTTTGGATCAATTCAGCGCTGAAACCTACAGAACACTCTGAAGCCGCGGCGCGCAAGCTCCTGCAGGCCGCTGGCTTCTCCTGGAATCGAGACGGCGGGTTGCTCGATTCCTCGGGGCAGGCGGTGGAGTTCAGCATTTTGGTTAGCTCCAGCAACGTCCAGCGCAGCCAGATGGCGACGTTAATTCAGGACGACTTGAAAAAACTGGGGATGAACGTACACGTAGTGGGACTGGAGTTCCGCTCCATGGTGGACCGCGTTTTGCAGTCGCACGACTACGAAACCGCGGTGATGGGGCTGGGCAGCGGCGACGCCGATCCCAACTCCGACATGAGCTTTTTGCTTTCCAGCGGACAAAGCCATCTCTGGAGTCTCGATGAAAAGCAGCCGGCCACGCCCTGGGAAGCTGAGATTGACAAACTGATGCAGCAGCAGCTGGTCACCGTGAATTATCGCCAACGCAAGAAACTGTATGACCGGGTGCAGGAGGTCATGGCCGCGGAGATGCCGGTGGTCTTCCTGGCCAGCCCGAGTATCCTGGTGGGAGCGTACCAGGACTTGGGTAATGTGCGCCCAGCTATAATTGATAACTATATTCTCTGGAACGCAGACGAACTTTTTTGGCACACCCCCACTGGAAAACATTGA
- a CDS encoding RNA polymerase sigma factor yields MDDNAKEISIPTPKDAAAEDERLVQECLNGDERAWNRLIEKYKRLIYSVPVKYRMSPDDASDVFQNVCVDLFTNLSKLRKVESLRSWLITVATHKCFHFKKQQRGQDVELDAMEQEMAEEIAPAPEVLQEIQEEQAVRDAIVKLSPRCAQLVQLLFFEQPPVPYNEVAQKLGLATGSIGFIRGRCLNRLQKILAELGF; encoded by the coding sequence ATGGACGACAACGCCAAAGAGATATCCATACCCACGCCTAAGGACGCAGCGGCGGAAGATGAGCGGCTGGTACAGGAGTGCTTGAACGGCGATGAGCGGGCGTGGAACCGTCTCATTGAGAAATACAAACGGCTGATCTACTCCGTTCCCGTCAAGTACCGGATGAGCCCTGACGACGCCTCCGACGTCTTTCAGAACGTGTGTGTGGACCTGTTCACCAATCTTTCCAAACTGCGGAAGGTTGAGTCCCTGCGTTCCTGGCTGATCACCGTGGCCACCCACAAGTGTTTTCATTTCAAGAAACAGCAGCGCGGCCAGGACGTGGAGCTGGACGCCATGGAGCAGGAGATGGCGGAAGAAATCGCCCCGGCGCCGGAAGTGCTGCAGGAAATCCAGGAAGAACAGGCGGTGCGCGACGCCATCGTCAAGCTCTCGCCGCGGTGCGCTCAACTGGTCCAGCTCCTCTTCTTTGAGCAGCCGCCGGTGCCTTACAACGAAGTGGCGCAGAAACTGGGACTGGCCACCGGGTCCATCGGCTTTATCCGCGGCCGCTGCTTGAATCGCCTGCAAAAGATCCTGGCGGAGCTGGGGTTCTGA
- a CDS encoding CHAT domain-containing protein: MDRIGSPAELEPWIVEASELSDPAQRRALLAQRPDFLSRETFDQLYRGVIANLRANLERSERLAEACRWIAVELNDPYISAKCARATGHVVSLKGNYREAIKEYETSIAGFDALGSDFDASLTINGALQSLIYDGQYERALALGAKARAVFAAHGDQLRLARLDSNVANIYYRQDRFREAQELYESAYRDFLTCGEPMDIAIVLRNLAVCYISLNEFALAQETYQLARRHCEQHGFSLLVAEADYNIAYLHYLKGEYLRAIEMYDQTRNFCLTLGDKYHQALCDLDQSEIYLELNLTEGGTELAQQAFLAFRQLGMRYEAAKAATFSAIAVSQQGHYRQSLRVFDQARALFIEELNRLWPALIDLYKALVLYEAGQDDEAEDLALSALEYFGPSLLPAKAALCELLLAAIEVRGSDADEARRYCSSALSRLLHIDSPATYQAYFMLGQAEETSGNTELARQAYEKAYHKLEDLRSHLGKEELKIAFLKNKLTVYEGLVVTSLAVHSLACTEHDTFEYIEQAKSRSLADLIAFRASTLTGRTLEQSPAMAQYRDLRQKLNWTYHQIELQELSPEGDTHQARIAQLRLQGREYEDALVKAFSHLQSTDVEFANLQNAKTISAAELQRVLPPNTQMLEFYLARNQFYVCLASRDRLKILPVADAGAVRTKLRLLQLQLAKFRLGDDYIKPREKSLLQATQAHLEELYDLLIRPIRSQLQAANLVIVPHSFLHYLPFHALSDGRRCLIDDFSISYAPSGSIFAICQEKALPEGPGETLVLAVPDARAPYIEEEGRFVAASMDNARLFLGEEATEERLRTYGSQSRYIHIATHGYFRQDNPMFSSIRLGNSLLSLFDLYQLQFNAELVTLSGCGTGMNVVIGGDELIGLVRGLLYAGAQTLMVSLWEVHDQSTAEFMRDFYAAYRELPNKAQALQRAVANLRQKRPHPYYWAAFCLVGKFS, from the coding sequence GTGGACCGCATTGGCAGTCCGGCGGAGCTGGAACCATGGATCGTCGAAGCCTCAGAGCTTTCTGATCCCGCGCAGCGTCGCGCTCTGCTGGCGCAGCGCCCGGACTTTCTCAGCCGCGAAACTTTCGACCAACTGTATCGCGGGGTCATCGCCAACCTTCGCGCCAACCTGGAGCGGTCAGAGCGCCTGGCGGAAGCCTGCCGCTGGATCGCCGTGGAACTCAACGATCCTTACATTTCCGCCAAGTGCGCCCGCGCCACGGGCCACGTGGTCTCGCTCAAGGGCAACTATCGCGAGGCCATCAAGGAGTATGAGACCTCCATTGCCGGGTTTGACGCGCTGGGGTCTGATTTTGACGCGTCGCTGACCATCAATGGAGCGCTGCAAAGCCTGATTTACGATGGTCAATATGAACGGGCTCTGGCCCTGGGCGCCAAGGCCCGCGCGGTGTTCGCGGCGCACGGCGACCAATTGCGACTGGCACGACTGGACAGCAACGTTGCCAACATCTATTACCGCCAGGACCGCTTCCGCGAAGCCCAGGAGCTTTATGAGAGCGCGTACCGCGACTTCCTCACCTGCGGCGAGCCCATGGACATCGCCATCGTCCTCAGGAACCTTGCGGTTTGCTACATTAGCCTGAACGAGTTCGCGCTCGCCCAGGAAACCTACCAACTGGCGCGGCGGCATTGTGAACAGCATGGCTTTTCGCTGCTGGTGGCGGAAGCCGATTACAACATTGCTTATCTCCACTATCTCAAGGGCGAATACCTGCGCGCTATCGAGATGTATGACCAGACGCGCAACTTCTGTCTCACCCTGGGCGACAAATATCATCAGGCGCTCTGCGATCTGGACCAATCCGAAATCTACCTGGAGCTGAACCTGACCGAAGGCGGCACCGAGCTGGCACAACAGGCGTTTCTGGCGTTCCGCCAACTGGGCATGCGTTATGAGGCGGCCAAAGCGGCCACGTTTTCCGCCATCGCCGTCAGCCAGCAGGGGCATTATCGCCAGTCGCTGCGCGTCTTTGATCAGGCGCGCGCGCTGTTTATCGAAGAGCTGAACCGGCTCTGGCCGGCGCTGATTGATCTCTACAAGGCGCTGGTGCTTTACGAGGCCGGACAAGACGACGAAGCTGAAGACCTGGCGCTTTCGGCGCTGGAGTACTTCGGTCCGTCCTTGCTGCCGGCCAAAGCCGCGCTGTGCGAATTGCTGCTGGCGGCCATTGAAGTCCGCGGCTCAGACGCCGACGAAGCCCGCCGTTATTGCAGCTCTGCGCTGTCCCGCTTGCTGCATATTGATTCCCCGGCCACTTACCAGGCGTACTTCATGCTGGGCCAGGCGGAAGAAACCAGCGGCAACACTGAGCTGGCCCGCCAGGCGTATGAGAAGGCCTATCACAAGCTGGAAGACCTGCGCAGCCACCTGGGCAAAGAAGAGCTGAAGATCGCGTTTCTCAAGAACAAACTCACGGTTTACGAAGGATTGGTCGTAACTTCTCTGGCCGTGCACTCGCTGGCCTGCACCGAGCACGACACGTTCGAATACATAGAGCAGGCCAAATCGCGCAGTCTGGCGGACTTGATCGCTTTCCGCGCTTCCACGCTCACCGGCCGCACGCTGGAACAGTCGCCGGCCATGGCCCAGTACCGCGACCTTCGCCAAAAACTGAATTGGACCTATCACCAAATCGAGTTGCAGGAACTCAGTCCGGAAGGGGACACGCACCAAGCGCGCATCGCGCAGCTGCGTCTTCAGGGCCGCGAATACGAAGACGCCCTGGTCAAGGCCTTTTCTCACCTGCAAAGCACTGACGTTGAGTTCGCCAATCTGCAGAATGCCAAGACTATTTCCGCCGCCGAGCTGCAGCGCGTCCTGCCCCCCAATACCCAGATGTTGGAGTTCTACCTGGCGCGCAACCAGTTTTACGTATGCCTGGCTTCGCGCGACCGCCTGAAGATTCTGCCGGTGGCCGATGCCGGCGCCGTGCGCACCAAGCTCCGCCTGTTGCAGTTGCAACTGGCGAAATTCCGCCTGGGCGATGACTACATCAAACCCCGCGAAAAGTCGCTCTTACAGGCCACGCAAGCCCATCTGGAGGAACTGTACGATCTGCTCATCCGGCCCATCCGCAGCCAGCTCCAGGCGGCGAATCTGGTGATAGTTCCCCACAGCTTTCTGCACTACTTGCCGTTCCATGCATTGTCGGACGGTCGCCGCTGTCTGATTGATGATTTTTCCATTTCGTATGCTCCCAGCGGCAGCATCTTTGCTATTTGCCAGGAAAAGGCTTTGCCGGAAGGACCGGGAGAGACCCTGGTGCTGGCCGTTCCCGACGCGCGCGCTCCCTATATAGAAGAGGAAGGCCGGTTCGTTGCCGCCAGCATGGACAACGCGCGGCTGTTCCTGGGCGAAGAAGCCACCGAGGAGCGTTTGCGCACCTACGGTTCGCAGAGCCGCTACATTCATATCGCTACGCACGGCTATTTTCGCCAGGACAATCCCATGTTCTCCTCCATCCGGCTGGGCAACTCGCTGCTGAGCTTGTTTGACCTTTACCAGTTGCAGTTCAATGCGGAACTGGTCACCCTGAGCGGCTGCGGGACCGGGATGAACGTGGTCATTGGCGGTGATGAACTGATCGGCTTGGTGCGCGGGCTGTTGTACGCCGGCGCCCAGACCCTGATGGTGAGTTTGTGGGAAGTTCACGATCAAAGCACGGCTGAATTCATGAGGGATTTCTATGCCGCGTATCGCGAACTGCCCAACAAGGCACAAGCCTTGCAGCGTGCGGTTGCTAATCTAAGGCAAAAGCGGCCTCACCCTTACTATTGGGCGGCGTTTTGCTTGGTTGGTAAGTTTTCTTAA